The following proteins are encoded in a genomic region of Deinococcus arcticus:
- the bioD gene encoding dethiobiotin synthase, whose product MTTFFVTGTDTGVGKTVLSAALCRAWGAAYWKPLQTGAQDGDDDTREVARLAGLRPDQVFAPARVYAGPFAPEWAATLEGTRVSVAEVLACRPAPAGPLIVEGAGGVLVPVNEQETMLDLMAAHGAPVIVAARSALGTINHTLLTVGALRDRGLQVHGVVLIGPPAPHNRAAIERHGAVPVLADLPLLGEVTPETVAQAAALFGPPELAHGH is encoded by the coding sequence GTGACCACCTTCTTTGTCACCGGAACCGACACCGGCGTGGGCAAGACGGTGCTGAGCGCCGCGCTGTGCCGCGCCTGGGGGGCCGCCTACTGGAAACCGCTGCAGACCGGCGCGCAGGACGGCGACGACGACACCCGCGAGGTGGCCCGGCTGGCCGGGTTGAGGCCGGATCAGGTCTTTGCCCCCGCCCGGGTGTACGCGGGCCCCTTTGCCCCCGAATGGGCCGCCACGCTGGAAGGCACGCGCGTTTCGGTGGCCGAGGTGCTGGCCTGCCGCCCGGCGCCAGCGGGCCCCCTGATTGTGGAGGGCGCGGGCGGGGTGCTGGTGCCGGTGAACGAGCAAGAAACCATGCTGGACCTGATGGCCGCGCACGGCGCCCCGGTGATCGTGGCGGCGCGCAGCGCGCTGGGCACCATCAACCACACCCTCCTGACCGTGGGGGCGCTGCGGGACCGGGGCCTGCAGGTGCATGGCGTGGTCCTGATCGGCCCCCCCGCCCCGCACAACCGCGCGGCCATTGAGCGCCACGGCGCCGTGCCGGTGCTGGCCGACCTGCCCCTGCTGGGCGAGGTGACGCCGGAAACGGTCGCGCAGGCCGCCGCCCTCTTTGGCCCCCCGGAGCTGGCCCATGGCCACTGA
- the bioB gene encoding biotin synthase BioB: protein MLNLDTLADRVLRGERLSPSEGLDLLNLPDHDTLRVVDAAWRVRREAFGDRVKVNVLLNAKSGICAEDCHYCSQAKGADTGIPRYRVLHPREMLEEARKAQAAGAQRYCIVLAGRGGTWSEVEQVGEATRLIKAETGLEVCACMGLLLGEEGQKKAQALREAGVDAYNHNLNTHEDHYGNICSTHTYADRVETLTHAAQAGMSTCSGVIIGMGERPEQIVDLALTLRDRGADSIPVNFLIPIDGTALDGAQSTAHFTPWYCLRVLSLFRLLNPRAELRASAGRELHLRSLQPLALLVANSIFLGNYLTEEGQAAGADWAMMEDLGLRADTAGPHRLNARPQPVPALGD, encoded by the coding sequence ATGTTGAACCTTGATACCCTGGCCGACCGCGTGCTGCGCGGCGAACGGCTTTCCCCCAGCGAGGGCCTGGACCTGCTGAACCTGCCCGACCACGACACCCTGCGTGTGGTGGACGCCGCGTGGCGCGTGCGCCGCGAAGCGTTTGGCGACCGCGTGAAGGTGAACGTGCTGCTGAACGCCAAGAGCGGCATCTGCGCCGAGGACTGCCATTACTGCTCGCAGGCCAAGGGGGCGGACACCGGGATTCCCCGCTACCGGGTGCTGCACCCGCGCGAGATGCTGGAGGAAGCCAGAAAAGCCCAGGCGGCCGGTGCCCAGCGTTACTGCATTGTGCTGGCCGGGCGCGGCGGCACCTGGAGCGAGGTGGAGCAGGTGGGTGAAGCCACCCGGCTGATCAAGGCCGAAACCGGCCTGGAGGTCTGCGCCTGCATGGGCCTGCTGCTGGGCGAGGAAGGCCAGAAAAAGGCCCAGGCCCTGCGCGAGGCCGGTGTGGACGCCTACAACCACAACCTCAATACCCATGAAGACCACTACGGCAACATCTGTTCCACGCACACCTACGCCGACCGGGTGGAAACCCTGACCCACGCGGCGCAGGCGGGCATGAGCACCTGCAGCGGCGTGATTATCGGCATGGGCGAGCGCCCAGAGCAGATCGTGGATCTGGCCCTGACCCTGCGCGACCGGGGCGCGGACTCCATTCCGGTGAACTTCCTGATTCCCATTGACGGCACCGCCCTGGACGGCGCCCAGAGCACCGCGCACTTCACGCCCTGGTATTGCCTGCGCGTGCTGTCGCTGTTCCGGCTGCTCAACCCCCGCGCCGAACTGCGGGCCAGCGCCGGGCGCGAACTGCACCTGCGCAGCCTGCAGCCGCTGGCGTTGCTGGTGGCCAATTCCATTTTCCTGGGCAACTACCTGACCGAAGAGGGGCAGGCGGCGGGCGCCGACTGGGCCATGATGGAAGACCTGGGCCTGCGCGCCGACACGGCTGGCCCCCACCGCCTGAACGCCCGGCCCCAGCCTGTGCCCGCCCTGGGCGACTGA
- a CDS encoding CobW family GTP-binding protein: MSAPDLQADQRIPVVVVGGFLGAGKTTLVNHLIRSLPHRLGVIVNEFGAAGVDGSLIERLQDDVTELTAGCLCCTGRDDLLRALVTIAMREHKPDAVVVELSGVADPTPVLTTLLERSVRAAFRVTTLVAVVDARFALQTLREHPEAARQLAYANVVVLNKTDLADPGRLAHAEGVLRGVNPLADMKKVEQGQVDAAALIARDDFDPRVLTGVDEKAAHTPGLKSFTLHAERPLDPYAWQRFMTDFLLSRPAEVLRAKGFLDLHGYPQRILFQAVRDLFTADAWAAGDGTSELVVIGRGLDRAEFEAGWAACITPEPRDLSPD, from the coding sequence ATGAGTGCCCCAGACCTCCAGGCTGATCAGCGCATTCCCGTGGTGGTGGTGGGCGGCTTTCTGGGCGCCGGCAAGACCACGCTGGTCAACCACCTGATCCGCAGCCTGCCCCACCGCCTGGGCGTGATCGTGAACGAGTTCGGCGCGGCGGGCGTGGACGGCAGCCTGATTGAGCGGCTGCAGGACGACGTGACCGAACTGACGGCCGGCTGCCTGTGCTGCACCGGGCGCGACGACCTGCTGCGCGCCCTGGTGACCATCGCCATGCGCGAGCACAAGCCTGACGCCGTGGTGGTTGAACTCTCCGGCGTGGCCGACCCCACCCCGGTCCTGACCACACTGCTGGAACGCTCGGTGCGCGCGGCCTTTCGCGTGACCACGCTGGTGGCGGTGGTGGACGCCCGATTCGCCCTGCAGACCCTGCGCGAGCACCCCGAGGCCGCGCGCCAGCTGGCCTACGCGAACGTGGTGGTGCTGAACAAAACCGATCTGGCCGACCCCGGGCGGCTGGCCCACGCCGAGGGCGTCCTGCGCGGGGTCAACCCCCTGGCCGACATGAAAAAGGTGGAGCAGGGGCAGGTGGACGCCGCCGCCCTGATCGCCCGCGACGACTTCGATCCGCGCGTGCTGACCGGGGTGGATGAGAAGGCCGCGCACACCCCGGGCCTGAAGTCGTTCACCCTGCACGCGGAGCGGCCGCTGGACCCCTACGCGTGGCAGCGCTTCATGACGGACTTTCTGCTCTCGCGCCCCGCCGAGGTGCTGCGCGCCAAGGGCTTTCTGGACCTGCACGGCTACCCGCAGCGCATCCTGTTTCAGGCGGTGCGCGACCTGTTCACCGCCGATGCCTGGGCGGCCGGCGACGGCACGTCCGAACTGGTGGTTATTGGCCGGGGCCTGGACCGCGCCGAGTTTGAGGCCGGG